In Bacillus sp. Cs-700, one genomic interval encodes:
- a CDS encoding YaaC family protein — protein sequence MGYSGHQHSANLAYHSASYVQQYLKECYSKIELPDAERKSYDTCYRFMYFIEYGDRYYRHAEMADAELKPILLFYGMIQLLKACLITIDPNYPGDTHVLAHGVTSRKRKKRQYAFLQDEVKGQKNGLFEYFSRKMFHVKQVEGEKYRMEDLLSLIPEIDPLFGKLNGKRTNYYMTPISINTFTVHSNILDSLNMTVERLESYLQQQGLCSVKILAQHRDFITLQVHREPKLELQERPFLYGTGGVYLPAERNQYNSITEVMVHYLVLYNLSMICRYETEWWGDLFHTQESSDLPYILQFLEITSKKIPKLLYGFLDQRGK from the coding sequence ATGGGATATTCTGGACATCAACACTCAGCCAACTTAGCTTATCACTCTGCCTCATATGTTCAGCAATATTTAAAGGAATGTTATTCTAAAATTGAACTTCCAGATGCAGAACGAAAAAGTTATGATACATGCTATCGTTTTATGTACTTTATTGAATACGGAGATCGCTACTACCGACATGCTGAAATGGCTGATGCCGAGCTAAAACCGATCCTTCTTTTCTATGGGATGATTCAACTATTAAAAGCTTGTCTCATCACGATTGATCCGAATTATCCTGGGGATACCCATGTACTTGCCCACGGGGTAACATCTCGAAAACGAAAAAAGCGGCAATATGCTTTCTTACAAGATGAAGTGAAGGGTCAAAAAAACGGACTTTTTGAATACTTTTCAAGGAAAATGTTTCATGTGAAACAGGTTGAGGGGGAAAAGTATAGAATGGAAGATCTTCTATCCCTTATACCTGAAATTGATCCGTTGTTTGGGAAACTAAATGGCAAGCGAACAAATTATTATATGACCCCAATTTCTATTAACACATTTACAGTTCATTCAAATATTCTTGATTCTTTAAACATGACTGTTGAACGTTTGGAATCTTATCTTCAGCAGCAGGGGTTGTGTTCAGTAAAAATCCTAGCACAGCATCGTGACTTCATAACTTTACAAGTTCACAGAGAGCCCAAACTAGAGTTACAGGAGCGTCCTTTTCTCTATGGTACGGGCGGCGTGTATCTCCCTGCAGAAAGGAACCAGTACAATTCTATTACAGAAGTAATGGTACACTATCTGGTTTTATATAATTTGAGCATGATTTGTCGATACGAGACAGAATGGTGGGGGGATTTGTTTCATACACAGGAGTCATCTGATCTACCTTATATTCTTCAATTCCTTGAGATAACTTCTAAAAAGATTCCGAAATTGCTTTATGGCTTTCTAGATCAGAGAGGAAAATAA
- the guaB gene encoding IMP dehydrogenase, with translation MWETKFAKEGLTFDDVLLTPAFSDVLPREVSVKTQLTKDLELNVPIISAGMDTVTEAPMAISMARQGGLGIIHKSMSMEEQAEHVDRVKRSESGVITDPFFLTPEHQVFDAEHLMGKYRISGVPIVNDERKLVGILTNRDLRFIEDYSIQIKDVMTKENLVTAPVGTTLKEAERVLQKHRIEKLPLVDEDGTLRGLITIKDIEKVIQFPQSAKDNRGRLLVGAAVGNTTDALKRVEKLVEAGVDVIVLDSAHGHTEGIMTKVSEIKSAYPNLPIIAGNVATAEGTKALIEAGADVVKVGIGPGSICTTRVIAGVGVPQITAVYECATEARKHGISIIADGGIKFSGDIVKAIAAGGHAVMLGSILAGVDESPGEREIYQGRQFKVYRGMGSIGAMEKGSKDRYFQENMSKLVPEGIEGRVPYKGPLTDTIHQLIGGLRSGMGYCGTRTLNSLREDSQFVRITGAGLRESHPHDVQVTKEAPNYSI, from the coding sequence ATGTGGGAAACAAAATTTGCTAAAGAAGGGTTAACCTTCGATGATGTGTTATTAACGCCAGCTTTTTCAGATGTACTACCGAGGGAAGTATCGGTGAAAACTCAGTTAACAAAAGACCTTGAACTAAATGTACCAATTATTAGCGCAGGTATGGATACAGTTACAGAAGCACCGATGGCGATCTCAATGGCAAGACAAGGTGGTCTAGGAATTATCCATAAAAGCATGTCAATGGAAGAGCAAGCTGAGCATGTTGATCGTGTGAAACGATCTGAAAGTGGTGTTATTACTGATCCTTTCTTCCTCACACCAGAGCATCAAGTATTCGATGCTGAGCACCTCATGGGCAAGTATCGCATTTCAGGAGTTCCTATTGTGAATGATGAGCGCAAACTTGTTGGTATTCTTACTAATCGTGATCTTCGTTTTATTGAAGACTACTCTATTCAAATTAAAGACGTGATGACAAAAGAAAATCTTGTTACAGCTCCAGTCGGAACGACATTAAAAGAAGCTGAGCGCGTTCTACAAAAACACCGTATTGAAAAACTTCCTCTAGTAGATGAAGACGGTACGCTAAGAGGCCTTATTACCATTAAAGATATTGAAAAGGTTATTCAATTTCCACAGTCTGCTAAAGATAACAGAGGGCGCTTACTAGTAGGAGCTGCTGTAGGGAATACAACAGATGCATTGAAGCGAGTTGAAAAGCTTGTTGAAGCCGGTGTGGATGTCATTGTTTTAGATTCTGCACATGGACACACTGAAGGCATAATGACAAAAGTAAGTGAAATTAAAAGTGCATACCCGAACCTTCCAATTATTGCAGGTAACGTTGCTACTGCAGAAGGAACAAAAGCTCTAATCGAAGCAGGAGCAGATGTTGTAAAAGTAGGAATCGGACCTGGTTCTATTTGTACAACTCGTGTGATTGCAGGTGTTGGTGTACCTCAAATTACTGCAGTCTACGAATGTGCAACAGAGGCACGCAAGCATGGTATTAGCATTATTGCTGATGGAGGCATTAAGTTCTCAGGAGATATCGTTAAGGCGATTGCAGCAGGTGGTCATGCTGTCATGCTAGGTAGCATCCTTGCAGGTGTAGATGAAAGCCCAGGCGAACGTGAAATTTACCAGGGCCGTCAATTTAAAGTTTATCGTGGTATGGGATCAATTGGAGCGATGGAAAAGGGAAGTAAAGATCGTTATTTCCAGGAAAATATGTCTAAGCTCGTTCCTGAAGGAATTGAAGGACGTGTTCCGTATAAAGGACCTCTTACTGATACAATCCATCAATTAATCGGTGGGTTACGATCAGGAATGGGATACTGTGGGACAAGAACGCTAAACTCTCTACGTGAGGATAGTCAGTTTGTACGAATCACTGGAGCCGGACTTCGTGAGAGCCACCCACACGATGTTCAGGTGACGAAAGAAGCACCAAACTATTCGATCTAA
- a CDS encoding D-alanyl-D-alanine carboxypeptidase family protein, with protein sequence MKNLGLKAMTVAMAMVLLLAGTFGGGNTAEAAEAPDIKAEASILIDASSGKILYQNNPELTLSPASMTKMMSEYLVLEAISKGEVSWDEKVTVSDTIQKLSQNRSLSNVPLRVGEQYTVKELYEAMAIYSANAATMALAEHVAGTESKFVEMMNAKGKEMGMKEYKFVNSSGLNNRDLLGNHPAGDADEENMMSARSTGLLAYHLLKDYPEVLETTSTPVKEFREGTDDQITMKNWNWLLPSLIYSNKYKVEGIDGLKTGSTDLAGFAFTGTAKQGDMRLISVVMKTDSYEARFEETSKLLNYGFDQFEQKTIVSKGDKADGESSVNVAKGKEKEVGVAAGESFNTVTVKNTEEPFELSYEYDKSLLNEDGELTAPIKEGDQVGTVVLKATGEDFGYITGDKGSSVPLVATESVEKAGWFTLTMRAIGGFFSGVWTSVADAVTGLF encoded by the coding sequence TTGAAAAACCTTGGTTTGAAAGCCATGACTGTAGCCATGGCGATGGTATTATTACTAGCAGGAACATTTGGTGGAGGCAATACTGCAGAGGCTGCAGAGGCGCCTGACATCAAAGCGGAAGCATCAATCTTAATTGATGCAAGTTCAGGGAAAATTTTATATCAAAATAATCCTGAATTAACACTCTCACCTGCAAGTATGACAAAGATGATGTCGGAGTATTTAGTGCTTGAAGCGATTAGTAAAGGTGAAGTTAGTTGGGATGAGAAAGTTACTGTAAGTGATACGATTCAAAAGTTATCTCAGAACCGTTCTCTTTCAAACGTACCACTTCGTGTGGGTGAACAGTATACAGTTAAGGAATTATATGAAGCAATGGCAATTTATTCTGCAAATGCTGCCACAATGGCACTTGCTGAGCACGTTGCAGGAACAGAATCGAAGTTTGTCGAAATGATGAATGCCAAAGGAAAAGAAATGGGCATGAAAGAATACAAGTTCGTGAATAGCTCAGGACTAAATAACAGAGACCTTCTAGGAAATCATCCGGCTGGTGATGCGGATGAAGAAAATATGATGTCTGCACGTTCCACAGGGCTTCTTGCATATCATCTTCTAAAAGATTATCCAGAAGTGCTTGAAACAACGAGTACGCCTGTGAAAGAATTCCGTGAAGGTACAGATGATCAAATCACCATGAAGAACTGGAACTGGCTTCTGCCATCTCTGATCTATTCAAATAAGTACAAAGTAGAAGGAATTGACGGGCTTAAAACAGGATCAACTGATTTAGCTGGTTTTGCTTTTACAGGAACAGCAAAGCAAGGGGATATGCGATTAATTTCAGTTGTTATGAAAACCGACTCTTATGAAGCTCGCTTCGAAGAGACCTCAAAATTGCTGAATTATGGTTTTGATCAATTTGAACAAAAAACAATCGTTTCTAAAGGTGATAAAGCAGATGGAGAATCATCCGTTAACGTCGCAAAAGGAAAAGAAAAAGAAGTTGGCGTAGCTGCTGGGGAATCGTTTAATACTGTAACTGTAAAAAACACGGAAGAACCATTTGAACTTAGCTACGAATACGACAAGTCTCTCCTTAACGAAGATGGGGAACTAACTGCACCAATCAAAGAAGGCGACCAAGTTGGAACAGTTGTCTTAAAAGCCACAGGGGAAGATTTTGGTTACATAACAGGGGACAAAGGTTCATCAGTACCACTTGTAGCAACTGAATCAGTTGAAAAAGCAGGTTGGTTTACCCTTACTATGCGAGCAATTGGTGGTTTCTTCTCGGGTGTGTGGACGAGTGTAGCAGATGCAGTGACAGGACTGTTTTAA
- the pdxS gene encoding pyridoxal 5'-phosphate synthase lyase subunit PdxS, with translation MNQQTGTDRVKRGMAEMQKGGVIMDVVNAEQAKIAEEAGAVAVMALERVPSDIRAAGGVARMADPTIVEDVVNAVSIPVMAKCRIGHIVEARVLESMGVDYIDESEVLTPVDEEFHLDKRKYTVPFVCGARNLGEALRRVGEGAAMLRTKGEPGTGNVVEAVRHQRLIQSQIRKISSMSEDELMTEAKNLQAPFELLLQIKELGRLPVVNFAAGGIATPADAALMMELGSDGVFVGSGIFKSDNPEKFAKAIVEATTHYQDYELIANISKNLGIAMPGIEISSLKPSDRMQERGW, from the coding sequence ATGAATCAACAAACAGGTACAGATCGTGTAAAACGTGGTATGGCTGAAATGCAAAAAGGCGGCGTTATTATGGACGTTGTGAATGCAGAACAGGCGAAGATTGCAGAAGAAGCTGGTGCAGTAGCAGTAATGGCACTAGAACGAGTACCATCTGATATTCGTGCAGCAGGCGGCGTAGCACGTATGGCTGATCCTACAATTGTAGAGGACGTTGTGAATGCCGTATCCATTCCAGTAATGGCAAAATGCCGTATTGGTCATATTGTAGAAGCACGCGTTCTTGAATCAATGGGCGTTGACTACATTGATGAAAGTGAAGTTCTTACGCCAGTTGACGAAGAATTCCACCTTGATAAACGTAAGTACACAGTTCCATTTGTGTGTGGAGCGCGTAACCTCGGTGAAGCACTGCGCCGCGTAGGTGAAGGTGCAGCAATGCTTCGTACGAAAGGCGAACCTGGAACTGGTAACGTTGTTGAAGCTGTGCGTCATCAGCGTCTTATTCAATCCCAAATTCGTAAAATTTCAAGCATGTCTGAAGATGAATTGATGACTGAAGCGAAAAACCTTCAGGCTCCATTTGAGCTTCTTCTTCAAATTAAAGAGCTTGGACGTCTACCAGTTGTTAACTTTGCTGCTGGTGGTATTGCTACTCCTGCAGATGCAGCATTAATGATGGAACTCGGTTCTGACGGCGTATTTGTTGGTTCTGGAATTTTCAAATCAGATAATCCTGAGAAGTTTGCTAAAGCGATTGTTGAAGCAACAACTCACTATCAGGATTACGAATTGATTGCAAACATTTCTAAGAACCTTGGTATCGCAATGCCAGGAATTGAAATTTCTTCACTTAAGCCATCAGACCGTATGCAAGAGCGCGGCTGGTAA
- the pdxT gene encoding pyridoxal 5'-phosphate synthase glutaminase subunit PdxT, translated as MVKVGVLGLQGAIREHVKALETKEAEIIVVKRVEQLEDLDGLVLPGGESTTMRRLIDQYGFLEPLKAFAAEKPIFGTCAGLILLSKHIEGVDGSHIGVMDVRSKRNAFGRQRESFEAPLPIKGLKEDFIGVFIRAPYIEEVGEDVEVLATFNEKIVAARHGRFLACAFHPELTDDDRMHQMFIDMVLEFKKEGLATE; from the coding sequence ATGGTGAAAGTCGGGGTCCTTGGACTGCAAGGTGCGATCAGAGAACATGTGAAAGCACTAGAAACAAAAGAAGCAGAAATCATTGTCGTAAAACGTGTTGAACAGCTTGAGGATTTAGATGGACTCGTGCTGCCTGGTGGAGAAAGTACGACAATGCGTCGTTTAATTGATCAGTATGGATTTCTAGAGCCTCTTAAGGCTTTTGCAGCAGAGAAGCCTATTTTCGGCACATGTGCTGGATTAATCCTTCTCTCAAAGCATATTGAAGGTGTTGATGGATCTCATATTGGTGTCATGGATGTAAGGTCTAAAAGAAATGCTTTCGGACGACAGCGTGAAAGTTTTGAAGCACCGTTACCAATTAAAGGACTAAAAGAAGACTTTATTGGTGTCTTCATTCGTGCTCCATATATTGAAGAAGTTGGAGAAGATGTTGAAGTGCTTGCTACCTTTAATGAAAAAATTGTAGCGGCACGTCATGGACGTTTTCTCGCGTGTGCTTTTCACCCAGAATTAACGGACGATGATCGCATGCATCAGATGTTTATTGACATGGTTTTGGAGTTTAAGAAAGAAGGACTTGCAACGGAGTAA
- the serS gene encoding serine--tRNA ligase, with the protein MIDLKYLRKNFEEVKVKLSKRGEDLVGLDRFEELDQRRRELIAETEQLKGQRNEASKNVAVFKREKKDADHLIKEMREVGDKIKTIDEELRTVETELEQILLQIPNIPHDSVPVGETEDDNIEIRTWGEKNDFAFEAKPHWDIATDLNIINFERAAKVTGSRFAFYKGAGARLERSLINFMMDLHESEHGYEEILPPYLVNRESMTGTGQLPKFEEDAFKIREEDYFLIPTAEVPVTNFHRDEIMDGEDLPLAYTAYSACFRSEAGSAGRDTRGLIRQHQFNKVELVRFVKPEDSYDELEKLTGHAEKVLQLLELPYRVMSMCTADLGFTAAKKYDIEVWIPSYGTYREISSCSNFEDFQARRAGIRFRREKNGKPEFLHTLNGSGLAIGRTVAAILENYQQEDGSVIVPEVLRPYMGGRDVIK; encoded by the coding sequence ATGATCGATTTAAAGTATTTGCGTAAAAATTTTGAAGAAGTAAAAGTAAAGCTATCAAAGCGTGGGGAAGATCTAGTCGGTCTTGATCGTTTTGAAGAGCTTGATCAGCGCAGAAGAGAGCTTATCGCTGAAACAGAGCAGTTAAAAGGACAGCGTAATGAAGCTTCTAAAAACGTGGCGGTATTTAAACGCGAGAAGAAGGATGCCGATCACCTTATTAAAGAAATGCGTGAAGTTGGTGATAAGATTAAAACCATTGATGAAGAACTTCGCACTGTTGAGACAGAGCTTGAACAAATTCTTCTTCAAATCCCAAATATCCCTCATGATAGTGTACCTGTAGGTGAGACGGAAGATGATAACATCGAAATCCGTACATGGGGAGAGAAAAATGATTTTGCTTTTGAAGCAAAGCCTCACTGGGATATTGCAACCGATCTTAATATCATTAACTTCGAACGTGCAGCAAAAGTAACCGGAAGCCGATTTGCTTTCTATAAAGGTGCTGGAGCGCGTCTAGAACGTTCTTTGATTAACTTTATGATGGATCTACATGAATCTGAGCATGGGTATGAAGAAATTCTTCCTCCATACCTTGTGAACCGTGAAAGCATGACTGGTACTGGTCAGCTTCCTAAATTTGAGGAGGATGCTTTTAAAATTCGTGAAGAAGATTACTTCTTAATCCCAACAGCGGAAGTACCGGTAACAAACTTCCACCGTGATGAAATTATGGACGGAGAAGATCTTCCACTAGCTTATACAGCTTACAGTGCTTGCTTCCGTTCTGAAGCTGGATCTGCAGGGCGCGATACTCGTGGCCTGATTCGTCAGCACCAGTTTAATAAAGTAGAGCTCGTTCGCTTTGTGAAGCCTGAAGATTCTTATGACGAGTTAGAAAAGCTTACCGGACACGCAGAAAAGGTGCTACAACTGCTGGAACTTCCTTACCGCGTTATGAGCATGTGTACGGCTGACCTTGGCTTTACTGCAGCAAAGAAATATGATATTGAAGTTTGGATCCCAAGCTATGGCACGTATCGAGAAATCTCTTCTTGTAGTAACTTTGAAGATTTCCAGGCACGTCGTGCAGGCATTCGCTTCCGTCGTGAAAAGAATGGAAAGCCAGAATTTCTTCATACGTTAAACGGCTCTGGTC